The following coding sequences are from one Nicotiana tabacum cultivar K326 chromosome 1, ASM71507v2, whole genome shotgun sequence window:
- the LOC107787980 gene encoding F-box protein CPR1-like, protein MKHLNHAMNNQNSQKLLICRPCPKDGTMCFYRSSLSSVDVEKLDFPVNCLARHCKILCCSNGLSLILVFVPDEVEQLFLWNPSTGESIILPNPQFPPRHPSLPIYGLGYDSTSDGFKILKIDMDKPYSTQVLALKSGSWQKIDYPR, encoded by the coding sequence ATGAAGCATCTCAATCATGCCATGAATAACCAGAACTCCCAAAAACTTCTAATTTGTCGACCATGCCCCAAAGATGGTACGATGTGCTTCTATCGTTCTTCTTTATCCTCCGTTGATGTAGAAAAGCTTGATTTCCCTGTAAACTGTTTAGCAAGGCACTGTAAGATCTTGTGTTGTTCCAATGGCTTGTCTCTTATCCTCGTGTTTGTTCCCGATGAAGTTGAGCAACTTTTCCTATGGAATCCCTCCACAGGAGAATCAATAATACTTCCCAATCCACAATTTCCACCAAGACATCCCTCACTTCCTATTTACGGATTGGGATACGACTCGACTAGCGATGGCTTCAAGATTCTTAAGATTGACATGGATAAGCCTTATTCTACCCAAGTTCTTGCGCTCAAAAGTGGATCCTGGCAAAAAATTGATTATCCTCGCTGA